The stretch of DNA TTCCTGATACAAAGTCGAGGTTTCCTTGCAGAAAATCCATAAATTCCGCGCTTTTACTTTCCACAAATGAAACTCTGATACCATCTAAATGAGGTAATCGCTTATCATTTTCAAACTCATAAAACTCCGGATTTCTTTCCATTATCAATACATTCCCTTCTCTCCAGCTAACCAGCTTAAAGGGTCCAGTACCCACCGGATTTTTTCTAAAATCTCTACCGTATTTTTCTATAGCCTCTTTGGGAACAACATAAGTGTATTGCATTGTAAGAATTCCCATCATAGGCGGGAAAGGCGCCAAAAGATTTAAAGCAAATGTATGCTCATCTATTGCTTCAAAGGGAGGTAAACTTTCTGAAACTCTACCATTAAAAATCCAGGCTCCCGGAGATGCTGTTGCCGGATCTATTAAGCGGTTAAAAGAAAATACAAAATCCTCTGCTGTAACTTTTCTCCCTTTACCTTCAGGAAATACTTCATGATTATGAAAGTACACATCATCTCTTAAATGAAAGGTATAGCGCAACCCATCATCACTAACCTCCCACGACTCGGCAATAGAAGGTTTAATATTTAGTGAGTTATCTAATTGCACCAATCCTGAAAACAATTGATTTGTGACCCAAATATTAGATTGGTCACGTGCAAAAGCCGGATCCAAAGAACTTACGCCGGCCGATTGATTATATCTGAAAAATCTTCTTTCGCCATCAGATTGCTTACCACCGCCACATGCAACAAAAAGCAAAGGCATTAAAACCAGTAAAAGGAAAACTTCTTTTCTCATCATTTTTATAAATTATTTTATTTCAATTACTACATCATCTTGCTGAACCATATCACCGGCATTAAGTAAAATTTTAGCAACTTTACCACTTTGATTGGCTACTACCGTATTTTCCATTTTCATAGCTTCAATTACAAAAAGAGATTGATTCTTTTTAACCTTATCTCCCTCATTAACCAGTATCTTTTCAATTCTACCCTGCAAAGGTGCACCTATATCTCCGGCATTTTCTACTTTTCGGTTTGACTTCTTCGGAACAAAAAGCTTGCTGTCATGCACCGATATATTACGCGTTTGTCCGTTTAATTCAAAAAAGACAGTTCTGAAGCCATCTTCTGTTGGTTTGCTGACATTTAAAAGCTTAACAATAATGTTTTTACCCTCTCCTATATTCACCATAATCTCTTCATTGGCTTTTAATCCATAGAAAAAAGCTGTTGACGGGATACAGGAAACATCTCCATAAGTATTGCTGTACTTGTGAAAATCTTCAAATACCTTGGGGTACATTTTATAGGAAAGGAAATCCAGAAAATTACAGTGTTTATCAAATTTTTCCTGAAAAGCAGCAAATTCAGCTTCGAAGTCAACCGGTTTCAAATGGGCATTTGGATGATCGGTATATGGCTTTTCATCTTTCAATATTAAGCGTTGAATTTTCTTTGGAAACCCCTGATACGGTTGTCCTAAATCTCCTCTGAAAAAACTTTTTACAGAATCCGGAAAAGAAATATTAGCTCCGTTTTCCAATAAATCATCTACGGTATAGTTATTAGCCGTCATAAATAATGCTAAATCACCTACTACCTTTGAAGATGGTGTTACTTTTACGATATCACCAAAAAGCTCATTTACCAGGGCATAATTTTTCTTTATCGTTTCAAACTGATCTTCCAGACCGAGGCTTCTTGCTTGTGGCCGCAAGTTTGAATACTGCCCACCGGGAATTTCATGATGAAAAACATCAGCGGTGCCTGCTTTCAGCTCAGTTTCAAAAGGATAATAATATTCTCTCACATCTTCCCAATAGGCAGAAAATTCATTTAGAGATGCCATATCAAACTTTTGATAGCGTTTACTAGTTTCAAGCATTGATACCAATGAGTTAAAATTGGGTTGAGAAGTTAATCCGGACATAGAACCTATGGCAACATCCACAACATCTACCCCTTTTTCTATCGCTTTCAAATAAGTAGCTGACTGAATAGATGATGTATCGTGCGTATGCAAATGAATAGGGATACTTATTTCTTTTTTCAGTGCGTCTATTAAAATTTCAGCTGCATAAGGTTTTAGCAAGCCTGCCATGTCTTTTATTCCCAATATATGAGCACCTGAATCTTCCAGTTGCTTCGCCAGATCGACATAATATTGTAAGGTATATTTTTTAAGTTCAGGATTTGAAATATCGCCGGTATAACAAATACAAGCTTCTGCTAAACCTTCTGTTCTTTCGTTAACGGCTTTTATGCTTTTTTTCAGTGGTTCAATCCAGTTTAATGAATCAAAAATTCTAAAAATATCAATCCCGTTTTCCCAGGATTTCTCTATAAACTTCTCAACTAAATTATCAGGATATGCCGTATAACCAACTGCGTTAGAACTTCTTATAAGCATCTGAAGCAGCAAATTGGGCATTGCCTCCCTGAATGACTGTAATCTTTTCCAGGGGCACTCATGTAAAAACCGGAGAGCAACGTCAAAAGTAGCTCCACCCCATACTTCCATTGAAAAGGTCTGGGGGTGATTTTTAACAAAACTTTCTGCGACTGCTAACATATCAATTGTCCGAACCCTTGTTGCCATTAATGACTGATGTGCATCTCTAAAAGTAGTATCTGTAAATTGAATTTCCTTATTTTTGGAAAGCCAGTCTATAAAACCATTTCTACCTAAATCCTGCAATCGGTTTTTGGTACCCTTAGGGAACTCAGCATATTTATCATATGCCGGAATTGTTGCTAACCTGAATTTTTTATTTGGGTCAGTGAACTTTACATCAGGATTCCCATTTACAGTAACTTCTGCTAAATATTTTAATGTTTTAGTTCCTCTGTCAAGGCGTCTTTCAAAATTAAACAACTCCGGGTGATTTTCTATAAACTTTACAGTTGCATCTCCTTTTACAAAAACCGGATGTCTGATAACATTCAACAAAAAAGATATATTATTTTTAACACCCCTTATTCTAAACTCTCTTAAGGTTCTGTCTAATCTCTCAGCGGCACCCCACAATGTTCTGCCCCATGAAGACACCTTCACAAGCATAGAGTCGAAAAAAGGAGAAATGGTAACACCCGGATAGGAGCTTCCCTCGTCGAGTCTTATTCCAAAACCTCCTGCATTTCTATAAGCTATTATTGTTCCGTAATCCGGTTGGAAGTTTGAAGAGGGGTCTTCTGTTGTAACGCGGCACTGTATGGCAAAACCATTGGCTTTAATTTCCAGCTGATCTTTTATGAAAATTGGCGGGTCATCCAGCTTGTAGCCCATAGCAATTAATATCTGCGACCTGACAATATCAATTCCCGTAATTTCTTCAGTTATGGTGTGCTCAACCTGAATGCGGGGATTTACTTCAATAAAATAAATATTTTCATCCGGATCTACTAAAAACTCGACTGTTCCGGCATTATTATAGTTTACATGCCGTGCGATTTTTAAGGCATAATTATATAAAACCTGTTTTGTTTCTTTCTTTAGTGTCGGACAGGGTGCAATTTCAACAACTTTTTGAAAACGTCTTTGAACTGAACAATCTCTTTCCAGTAAATGTACCAGATTTCCGTGATTGTCTCCTAAAATCTGGACTTCGATATGTTTAGGATTATCTATGAACTTTTCAATAAATACTTTATCATCTCCAAATGATTTTTTGGCTTCACTTTTAGCAGAGTCAAATAGCTGAAGCAGCTCTTTTTTATTTTTAACTACTCGCATACCCCGGCCACCGCCACCGGCTGCTGCTTTGATAATAATCGGATAGCCTATTTTTTCTGCCTCTTTCTGTGCAACTTTTATATCGCTGAGGGGAACTTTGCTGTCTTCGATAACTGGAACTTCAACTTTACGGGCAATAGTTTTAGCTGTTACTTTATCACCTAAAGCCTCCATAACTTCAGGCTCAGGTCCGATAAAAATGATTCCTTCCTCCTTGCATCTGCGGGCAAAATTGACATTTTCACTGAGAAATCCATAGCCCGGGTGAATAGCATCTACATATTGACGCTTAGCCAGTTGAATTATTTCTTCAATATCAAGATAAGGTTTTAAAGGTTCGCTGTCCTCACCTATTTGATAAGCCTCGTCAGCTTTGTACCTGTGTAAACTGTAACGGTCCTCAAAGGTATAAACTGCAACGGTTGTAATATTTAATTCAGAAGCAGCTCTGAAAATTCGAATAGCTATTTCTCCCCTGTTAGCTACTAATAATTTATTGATTTTTTTTAAAACACTCATCAAAAAAAGAGTTTATAATTTTATAAGAAAGAGCATGAAAGCAACCATTATAAAAGGCTAATCATCGCCTAAATATAAGGAACCTTAGGAGAATTTAATGAAAATATGAATTGAAAATTTTAAAAAAAAAGGATTTAAAAAAAGAAGTTACTTTTTCAGACCTGATAACCTTTCCCAAGTATTGTGCTTATGTCCATTTTATAAGCCTGAATTGCTGGAATTATAGCTGCTATTAGTCCGGCAGATAAGCCCGCAATAATCAAAATGCTTTCTTCA from Chitinophagaceae bacterium encodes:
- a CDS encoding pyruvate carboxylase, encoding MSVLKKINKLLVANRGEIAIRIFRAASELNITTVAVYTFEDRYSLHRYKADEAYQIGEDSEPLKPYLDIEEIIQLAKRQYVDAIHPGYGFLSENVNFARRCKEEGIIFIGPEPEVMEALGDKVTAKTIARKVEVPVIEDSKVPLSDIKVAQKEAEKIGYPIIIKAAAGGGGRGMRVVKNKKELLQLFDSAKSEAKKSFGDDKVFIEKFIDNPKHIEVQILGDNHGNLVHLLERDCSVQRRFQKVVEIAPCPTLKKETKQVLYNYALKIARHVNYNNAGTVEFLVDPDENIYFIEVNPRIQVEHTITEEITGIDIVRSQILIAMGYKLDDPPIFIKDQLEIKANGFAIQCRVTTEDPSSNFQPDYGTIIAYRNAGGFGIRLDEGSSYPGVTISPFFDSMLVKVSSWGRTLWGAAERLDRTLREFRIRGVKNNISFLLNVIRHPVFVKGDATVKFIENHPELFNFERRLDRGTKTLKYLAEVTVNGNPDVKFTDPNKKFRLATIPAYDKYAEFPKGTKNRLQDLGRNGFIDWLSKNKEIQFTDTTFRDAHQSLMATRVRTIDMLAVAESFVKNHPQTFSMEVWGGATFDVALRFLHECPWKRLQSFREAMPNLLLQMLIRSSNAVGYTAYPDNLVEKFIEKSWENGIDIFRIFDSLNWIEPLKKSIKAVNERTEGLAEACICYTGDISNPELKKYTLQYYVDLAKQLEDSGAHILGIKDMAGLLKPYAAEILIDALKKEISIPIHLHTHDTSSIQSATYLKAIEKGVDVVDVAIGSMSGLTSQPNFNSLVSMLETSKRYQKFDMASLNEFSAYWEDVREYYYPFETELKAGTADVFHHEIPGGQYSNLRPQARSLGLEDQFETIKKNYALVNELFGDIVKVTPSSKVVGDLALFMTANNYTVDDLLENGANISFPDSVKSFFRGDLGQPYQGFPKKIQRLILKDEKPYTDHPNAHLKPVDFEAEFAAFQEKFDKHCNFLDFLSYKMYPKVFEDFHKYSNTYGDVSCIPSTAFFYGLKANEEIMVNIGEGKNIIVKLLNVSKPTEDGFRTVFFELNGQTRNISVHDSKLFVPKKSNRKVENAGDIGAPLQGRIEKILVNEGDKVKKNQSLFVIEAMKMENTVVANQSGKVAKILLNAGDMVQQDDVVIEIK